In the Nocardioides panaciterrulae genome, AACTGCTCGAAGGTCCAGCGCGGGTTGTCGCTCTCCGGGTCGGGGGCGTCGAGGCCGCGCTCGGCCATCCGTGCGAAGTCGATGAGATCCTTGTTGTAGTAGATGACCATCGGCGAGATGGAGTACGGCATGCACTGCAGCCGGTTGTCGGCGCTGAACGCCTCCAGCGCGGACCGCGCGTAGCCGTCACCGAAGTCCACGCCGCGCTCGTCGAGCAGCTCGTCGACCGGCTGGGTGAGCTGCTGCTGCTGGAGCCACGCCAGGTCGCTGCGGGAGACCATGAACACGTCCGGGAGCTCCTGCCCGCCGGCGGAGGCCTTGCGCAGCTCGGAGATCATCGCGTCGTGGGTGGGCCAGCTGTGCAGCTGGACCTGGCTGTCCTGACTGGTGGCGTTGAAGGCGTTCACCACGCGCTCGAAGGCCGTCTGCTCGTCCTTGGGTCCGTAGACCCCGAACGTCAGCGAGGTGGGCTGGGGCGTCGGCGAGCTCGCGCTGCTGCTGTGCAGGATCGGGCCGGGCTGTGCCCCCGTGCCGCCGTCGCAGCCGGCCAGCCCGAGGCAGAGCACCCCGGCCAGCGCTCCGGTGAGCACCGCCGACCGGCCGCGCCCACGAGACCAGCGACGAATCCTCACCTGCACCCCTCTCCCCGGCGTACGCCGGGCTCTGACCGCTCCTGCTGCGGCCGGCCCGGACCCGGGCCGCCGGCGCCCCACCCTACCGACCGGCGGCACGGGCCCGGAGGCGCCTCGCGCCGGGGACGACCCTGCGCGACCCTGCGCGCGACCCGGTGCGTCCCGGTGCGGGCCCGGTCGGCCGCCGGGCCGCCGGCCGTAGGCTCCCCCCGTGCCTCGACTCAGCCGCCGGATCCGCGACCTGGTGACCAGGGCCGCCCGACCTCGCCGCCCGCGTCGCGAGCCGGACGTCTTCGGCTACGCGCCCCGGGCGGACGGACGGCCGGACCCCGGCGAGGTGGTGTGGGCCTGGGTGCCCTTCGAGGAGGACGACGGTCGCGGCAAGGACCGCCCGGTGCTGCTGGTGGGCAGCCGGCGGGCCGGCGGCGGCGAGCGCTGGCTCGGCCTGATGCTGACCAGCAAGGACCACGACCGCGACGCCGCCCAGGAGGCGCGCCAGGGGCGGTACTGGATGGATGTCGGGACCGGCGGCTGGGACCGGGAGAGGCGGCCCAGCGAGGTGCGGCTGGACCGGCTGCTCGAGCTCGAGCCGGCCGGCATCCGCCGGGAGGGCGCGGCGCTGGACCGGGCGACGTACGACCGGGTGCTGGCCGCCGCGCGCCGGCACCACGCCCTGCCGTGACCTGAGCCGGGACCTCAGCCGAGAACTGAGCCGATAACTGAGGGAGCACGCCGGACCGGGAGCGCCTCACGGCGCGTGGCCGCTCGTAGCGGCTTATTTTGGGACCCGGGGCTGCCGCGGTCCGACGTGCTCCGGGGACCAACCTTACGACCTCATCGGGTGGGCTCAAGGCGATACCGCTGAGATGAGTCGCACACATTCGGCGTCGGCGGTCCGGCCCTCAGCTCAGTCCCTCGTCGAGCTCGGCGTGGCCGGCGGCCTCGAGCTGCTCGGCCAGGCCGAGCATCCGGCGCACCTCGTCGTTCGTGGGGCCGGTGAGCGAGGCCCGGCCGGTCGCCACCACCCGGGCGAAGGCGGCCGCGCGCAGCAACACGTCGGCGAAGTCGCTGCCGACGATGCCGCGCAGCACCTGGTCGATCATCGCCTTGAGCTCGTCGGGTCCCGGCGGGTCGGCCACCCCGGCGACGACCCGGGCCACCTGGGCGCGGGCCCGCCCGGCCTCGTACTCCCGGGCCACCCCGACCGGGTCGGCGTACACCCAGGACCGGAGCAGGTAGAGCCGCCACAGGCAGCCGGCCAGCGAGTCGGCGGGCGACCCGGCCCACACCTCCGCGATGGTCTCGATGCCCTCGCTCTCGGCGAGGTGCAGCAGCCGGTCGGCGACCGCGTCGTCCCCGGACTCCCGCGCCCCGCGCACCAGCAGCGTGGCCGCCCGGTCGGCGGCCTCGCTGACGGCCGCGGGGTCCACGCCGCCGGTCAGCTCCTCGAAGAAGTCGGACCCGGGCTTCATCGGCCGGTGGTGGGGACGCTCGCTCACCGCGCCACCCTACGACCGGCCCCCACCCTCAGGAGGCGGCGTTCAGCGCCTTGCGGATCCGCTGGTCGCTGACCGGGACCGGGGTGCCGAGGTGCTGGGCCCACAGCGAGACGCGGTACTCCTCGAGCAGCCACCGCACCTGCCGCAGGTGGGCGCCGGGCGGCCGCCCCTCGGGCAGCGCCGCGACCTGGTGCAGCCACGCGTCCTGGACGTCGGAGATCTGGTCCATCAGCTGCCGGTCCCGGCCGACCTGCTCGGCCAGCCGCTCGCGGCGGTGGCGCAGCGCGGCGAGGTAGGTCGGGTAGCGCCGCAGCTGCCCGGCCCCGGCCTCGGCGACGAACCCCCGGTGCACCAGCCGCGCGAGCTGGGCCTTCATGTCCGACATCGCCGGCAGCTCGGCCATCTCGGTGCGCCCGCTGAGCGCCTTCTCGGCCTGGCGCCACGCCTCGAGCACCCGGATCACGTCGTCGAGCACGGCGCGCAGCCGCGCCTCCTGCTCCGCGCCGGCCTCGGCCAGCAGCGCCCGGAACGCCGCCTCGTCGCGGATCGCCGGCCGGGCGTCCACGAGGTCGGCGACCACCGCGGCCCGGCAGTCCTCGAGCAGCTCGCCGACCGAGGGGTACGGCGAGCCGGCCAGGCCCAGCTTTCGGGCGTTGTCGAGCCCGTCCAGCACCCGCCGGACCGGACCGCCGCCGCGGCCGTCGAGCCGGTCGAGGCCGAGCAGCAGCAGCCGGCGCACCCCCAGCCGGTGCTGGGCCTCCTGCTCGACCGCGGACCCGAAGACCCGCAGCCCGACGGCGCCGCCCTCGTCGACCAGGCCGGGGAAGCCGCGCACCTCGTGCCCGGCGCGGGTCCGGGTGAACGACGGCTCGATGGTGCCGAAGACCCAGTCGGTCTCGCCGGTGCGGGTGATCCCGCTGTCGGCGGCCACCTCGGCCATCGCCCTGGCGAACGTGGGCCGCAGCGGCTCCTTGAGCGCCTCCAGGTCCTTGCCCCGCGCCTGCTCGCGGCCGCCGTCGTCGACGATGCGGTACGTCGGCCGCAGGTGCTCGGGCACCTTGGACCAGTCCCAGGCCTCGCGCGGCACCACCACGCCGGTGGTGCTGCGGCACCAGCGCTCGAGCGCGTCGAGCAGCGGCTCCTCCCCCGGCGGCACCGCCGCCAGGAACTCCCGCGCCTTGTTGGGCGCCGGCACGAAGCTCACCCGCAGGCCCTTCGGCAGGCTGCGGATCAGGCTGGTGACCAGCTCCTCGCGCAGCCCCGGCACATTCCAGGAGAAGTCCTCGGCGCCGACCCGGTTCAGCGTCGCCACCGGCACGTCGATGGTCAGGCCGTCGTCGGCCGCGCCGGGCTCGAAGTGGTAGCTGATCGGGAAGGTCAGCCCCTCGCCCACCCAGGTCTCGGGGTAGTCCGCCGCGCGGACCTCCTCGGCGGTGTCGTGGGTGAGCATCTCGAGGTCGAAGGTGAGCAGCTCGGGCTGCCGCTGCCGGGCCCGTTTCCACCACTGGTCGAAGTGCGCACCGCTGACGACCTCCTCGCCGACCCGGCGGTCGTAGAAGTCGAAGAGCGTGTGCTCGTCGACCACGATGTCGCGGCGCCGGGCGCGGTGCTCGAGCTCCTCGGCCTGCTCGAGCAGCGCGAGGTTCTTCGCGTAGAACTTGTGCCGGGTCTGCCACTCGCCGTAGACGAGCGCGTGCCGGATGAACAGCTCGCGGGCGAGCTCGGGGTCGACCTTGCCGTAGCTGACGAGCCGGTCGGCGACCAGCGGGACGCCGTACAGCGTGACCCGCTCGTGGGCCATCACCGCGGCCCGCTTCCTGCTCCAGTGCGGCTCGGAGTAGGTCCGCTTGACCAGGTGCCCGCCCAGCCGCTCGGCCCACTCCGGGTCGATCGCGGCGTTCTGCCGCGCCCACAGCCGGCTGGTCTCGACGAGCTCACCGGCCATCAGGAACGGCGGGTTCTTCCGGTGCAGCCCGCTGCCCGGGAAGATCGCGAACCGGGTGCCGCGGGCGCCGAGGTACTCCCGCGGGCCGCGGCGGCCCTTGCCGCCCGGCTCGTTCTTGTCGCGCTCCTCCAGGGCCCCGATGTGGGAGAGCAGCCCGGACAGCAGCGCCTGGTGGATCCCGTCGGCGTCGTACGCCGCGCCCTCGCTGGTCGAGCGTGCCGAGACCCCGACGTCGAGGTCCATCTCCTTGCAGACCTGCCGCAGCTGGGACTCGAAGTCCTGCCACTCGCGCACCCGCAGGTAGTTGAGGAACTCCCGGCGGCACATCCGCCGGAACGCCGAGGAGGAGAGCTCCTTCTGCTGCTGCTTGAGGTAGCGCCACAGGTTGAGCCAGGTGAGGAAGTCCGAGCCCTCCGCCTTGAACCGGGCGTGCAGCTGGTCGGCCTGCGCCTGCTCCCTGGGGTGCTCGGCCCCCGGGCGCTCGCGCGGGTCCTGCAGCGACAGGGCCGCGGCGATCACGACCACCTCGCGCAGGCAGCCGAGCCGCTCGGCCTCGAGGATCATCCGTGCCAGCCGCGGGTCGATCGGCAGCCGCGCCAGCCGGCGGCCCACCTTGGTCAGGTCCCCTGCCGAGACCGCACCGAGCTCCTCGAGCAGCTGCACGCCGGCGGTCACGTTGCGCCGGTCCGGCGGCTCGACGAACGGGAACCGGGCGATCTCGCCGAGCCCGAGCGAGGCCATCTGGAGGATCACCGAGGCCAGGTTGGTGCGCAGGATCTCGGGGTCGGTGAACTCCGGGCGGGACTCGAAGTCCTCCTCGGAGTAGAGCCGGATCGCGATGCCGGCCTCGACCCGGCCGCAGCGGCCCGACCGCTGGTTGGCCGAGGCCTGGCTGATCGGCTCGATCGGCAGCCGCTGCACCTTGGTGCGCGCGGAGTAGCGGCTGATCCGGGCCACCCCGCTGTCCACGACGTAGCGGATGCCCGGCACGGTCAGCGAGGTCTCGGCGACGTTGGTCGCGAGCACGACGCGGCGGCCGGTGTGGCGCTGGAAGACCTTGTGCTGCTCGGCGGCCGAGAGCCGGGAGTAGAGCGGCACGACCTCGAGACCGCCTCCACGGGTCGAGGAGGTGAGGTCGGACAGGGCGTCGGCGGTGTCGCGGATCTCGCGCTCGCCGGGCAGGAAGACCAGGACGTCGCCGGGGCCCTCGGCGGAGAGCTCCTTGACCGCGTCGACGATCGCCTCGGTCTGGTCGCGGACGACCGGCTCGCCCTCCTCGTCCTCCTCCGGGAGCTCGAGGAGCGGCCGGTAGCGGACCTCGACGGGGTAGGTGCGCCCGGAGACCTCCACGATCGGGGCGGGCTTGCCGTCGCGGTCGGCGAAGTGCCGGGCGAACCGCTCGGGGTCGATGGTCGCCGAGGTGATGATCAGCTTCAGGTCCGGCCGGCGCGGCAGCAGCTGCCGGAGGTAGCCGAGCAGGAAGTCGATGTTCAGGCTGCGCTCGTGGGCCTCGTCGATGATGATCGTGTCGTAGCGGCGCAGCATCCGGTCGCGCTGCAGCTCGGCGAGCAGGATGCCGTCGGTCATCAGCTTCACCCGGCTCGAGCGGGAGGTGCGGTCGGTGAACCGCACCTGGTAGCCGACCAGGTCACCGAGCTCGGTGCCGAGCTCCTCGGCGATGCGCTCCGCGACCGAGCGGGCGGCGATCCGCCGGGGCTGGGTGTGCCCGATCAGGCCGCCGCTGTAACGGGGCCGGCCGTCCCGGCCCTTGCCGGTGCGGACGCGGGTGCCGCGGCCGAGCTCCAGGCAGATCTTCGGCAGCTGGGTGGTCTTGCCCGAGCCGGTCTCGCCGGCGACGATCACCACCTGGTGGTCGCGGATCGCGGCCGCGATGTCCTCGCGGCGCTGGGTGACCGGCAGCTCCGGCGGGTAGCTGATCCTCAGCGGGGCCGGGTCCGGGCGCTGCTCCCGCTTCGCGGGGTCGGGGGTGCTCTCGCGGGAGTGGGCGGGGCCGGACATGATGCCGGCCATTGTGCCTGCGGGGTGGCTGCGCCCGCGAACCGGAAAAGTCCGCGGGACGCACAGGCGACTCACAGCAAGTCCACAGTTGCGCCCGGGCCGGGAGCAGGCAAGGTGGACCCCATGGGGTGCAGCGCATGGACCTGACCAGGCCGGACGGCTCCCCGCTGCGCGTGCTCGTGGTGGACGACGAGGTGAACATCGCCGAGCTGATCTCGATGGCGCTGCGCTACGAGGGCTGGGAGGTGGCCACGGCCCACTCCGGCTCCCGGGCCGTCAGCACGTCCAAGGAGTTCCGCCCCGACGCGGTGGTGCTGGACATGATGCTGCCCGACTTCGACGGCCTCGAGGTGCTGCGCCGGCTGCGGACCTCGGACCCCGACGTACCGGTGGTGTTCCTCACCGCCAAGGACGCGGTCGAGGACCGGATCGCCGGCCTGACCGCGGGCGGCGACGACTACGTGACCAAGCCGTTCTCGCTGGAGGAGGTGGTGGCGCGGCTGCGGGGGCTGATGCGCCGCGCCGGGGCCCAGCAGGCCGCGACCTCATCGGTGCTGAGCGTCGGGGACCTCACGCTCGACGAGGACAGCCACGAGGTGTTCCGCGCCGGTGAGGAGATCAGCCTGACCGCGACCGAGTTCGAGCTGCTGCGCTACCTGATGCGCAACCCGCGCCGGGTGCTGTCGAAGGCGCAGATCCTCGACCGGGTCTGGAACTACGACTTCGGCGGCCAGGCCAACGTCGTCGAGCTCTACATCTCCTATCTGCGCAAGAAGGTCGACGCCGGCCGCGAGCCGATGATCCACACGATGCGCGGCGCCGGCTACGTGCTGAAGCCGGCCACGTGAGCAACCTGCTGGCCTCGCTCACCTCGCGGCTGGTCGTCACCGCGGTCGTGCTGGTGGCGCTGGTCTCGGTGCTCATCGCGACCGTCACCACGCTCGCGCTGCGGGCGAGCCTGCTGGACCGCCTCGACCACGACGTGCAGTCCTCGCTGGGCCGGTTCAGCGACAACGACCACGACCGCGACAACGGCGGTGTGCCCGGCCCGCGGCCCCCGGACGCGGGCTTCCAGGGGCCGGGCACCCTGGTCGCGCGGCTCCGCCCGGCGCCCAGCGGCTGCGTGGTCAGCGAGGAGCACGCAGCCTGCCGCACGCTGTCCACCACCGCGCTGACGGACCTCGCCGCGCTCCCCGCCGACGGCCGCGTGCACGGCGTCACGCTGCCCGGGCTGGGGTCCTACCGCGTCGTGCTGAGGCAGGAGGGCGGCGCGCTGATCGCCAGCGGGCGGCCGCTCAGCGAGGTCGACGCGACGGTGGCCCAGCTGATCTGGTGGGAGGTGCTGCTGACCCTGCTCGGCGTCGTCGCCGCCGCCGGCGCCGGGCTCTTCGTCGTACGCCGGCAGCTGCGGCCGCTGCGCGAGGTCGCCGACACCGCCCACGTCGTCGCCGAGCTGCCCCTGGCCTCGGGCGAGATCGACCTGACCGAGCGGGTGCCGGACCACCTGACCGACGAGCGCACCGAGGTCGGCCAGGTCGGCGCCGCCCTGAACAAGCTGCTCGTGCACGTGGAGTCGTCGCTGGAGGCGCGGCACCGCAGCGAGCAGCAGGTGCGGCAGTTCGTCGCCGACGCCTCCCACGAGCTGCGCACGCCGCTGACCACGATCGCGGGCTACACCGAGCTGGCGCGGCGGCGCCCCGACGACCCGTCCGCGGTGCGCACCGCGCTGGGCAAGGTGCAGGAGGAGTCGGGCCGGATGACCGCCCTGGTCGAGGACCTGCTGCTGCTCGCCCGGCTCGACGCCGGGCGGCCGCTCGAGCGCGAGCCGGTGGACCTCTCCCGGCTCCTCGTCGAGGCGGTGTCCGACGCGCGGGTGGTCTCCCCCGACCACCGCTGGCGACTCGACCTGCCCGGCGACGCGGACAGCGCCGACAGCGCGGTCGGGGCGGGCAGCGCGGGCAGCGCGGGCGGGACCGACGGCACCGTGCAGGTCACCGGCGACACTCACGGGCTGCACCAGGTCGTGACCAACCTGCTCACCAACGCCCGCAAGTACACCCCGCCGGGCACCGTGGTCACCGTCTCCGCGAGGGCCACCCCCTCGGGCGGCCGGTTCTGCGTCCACGACACCGGCCCGGGCTTCCCGCCCGAGCTGGTCGAGCACGCCTTCGAGCGGTTCGCCCGCGGCGACACCGCCCGGACCCGCTCGCTCGACGGGGAGGGCGCCGACGCGGTCGTCGGCGGCCACGGTCTCGGCCTCTCCCTCGTCGAGGCGATCGTGCACGCCCACGGCGGCACCGTCCGGCTCGACTCCCGCCCGGGCGACACGACGATCACCGTCGACCTGCCGGGCTGACCGCCCA is a window encoding:
- a CDS encoding ATP-binding protein, coding for MSNLLASLTSRLVVTAVVLVALVSVLIATVTTLALRASLLDRLDHDVQSSLGRFSDNDHDRDNGGVPGPRPPDAGFQGPGTLVARLRPAPSGCVVSEEHAACRTLSTTALTDLAALPADGRVHGVTLPGLGSYRVVLRQEGGALIASGRPLSEVDATVAQLIWWEVLLTLLGVVAAAGAGLFVVRRQLRPLREVADTAHVVAELPLASGEIDLTERVPDHLTDERTEVGQVGAALNKLLVHVESSLEARHRSEQQVRQFVADASHELRTPLTTIAGYTELARRRPDDPSAVRTALGKVQEESGRMTALVEDLLLLARLDAGRPLEREPVDLSRLLVEAVSDARVVSPDHRWRLDLPGDADSADSAVGAGSAGSAGGTDGTVQVTGDTHGLHQVVTNLLTNARKYTPPGTVVTVSARATPSGGRFCVHDTGPGFPPELVEHAFERFARGDTARTRSLDGEGADAVVGGHGLGLSLVEAIVHAHGGTVRLDSRPGDTTITVDLPG
- a CDS encoding response regulator transcription factor, which produces MDLTRPDGSPLRVLVVDDEVNIAELISMALRYEGWEVATAHSGSRAVSTSKEFRPDAVVLDMMLPDFDGLEVLRRLRTSDPDVPVVFLTAKDAVEDRIAGLTAGGDDYVTKPFSLEEVVARLRGLMRRAGAQQAATSSVLSVGDLTLDEDSHEVFRAGEEISLTATEFELLRYLMRNPRRVLSKAQILDRVWNYDFGGQANVVELYISYLRKKVDAGREPMIHTMRGAGYVLKPAT
- the hrpA gene encoding ATP-dependent RNA helicase HrpA gives rise to the protein MSGPAHSRESTPDPAKREQRPDPAPLRISYPPELPVTQRREDIAAAIRDHQVVIVAGETGSGKTTQLPKICLELGRGTRVRTGKGRDGRPRYSGGLIGHTQPRRIAARSVAERIAEELGTELGDLVGYQVRFTDRTSRSSRVKLMTDGILLAELQRDRMLRRYDTIIIDEAHERSLNIDFLLGYLRQLLPRRPDLKLIITSATIDPERFARHFADRDGKPAPIVEVSGRTYPVEVRYRPLLELPEEDEEGEPVVRDQTEAIVDAVKELSAEGPGDVLVFLPGEREIRDTADALSDLTSSTRGGGLEVVPLYSRLSAAEQHKVFQRHTGRRVVLATNVAETSLTVPGIRYVVDSGVARISRYSARTKVQRLPIEPISQASANQRSGRCGRVEAGIAIRLYSEEDFESRPEFTDPEILRTNLASVILQMASLGLGEIARFPFVEPPDRRNVTAGVQLLEELGAVSAGDLTKVGRRLARLPIDPRLARMILEAERLGCLREVVVIAAALSLQDPRERPGAEHPREQAQADQLHARFKAEGSDFLTWLNLWRYLKQQQKELSSSAFRRMCRREFLNYLRVREWQDFESQLRQVCKEMDLDVGVSARSTSEGAAYDADGIHQALLSGLLSHIGALEERDKNEPGGKGRRGPREYLGARGTRFAIFPGSGLHRKNPPFLMAGELVETSRLWARQNAAIDPEWAERLGGHLVKRTYSEPHWSRKRAAVMAHERVTLYGVPLVADRLVSYGKVDPELARELFIRHALVYGEWQTRHKFYAKNLALLEQAEELEHRARRRDIVVDEHTLFDFYDRRVGEEVVSGAHFDQWWKRARQRQPELLTFDLEMLTHDTAEEVRAADYPETWVGEGLTFPISYHFEPGAADDGLTIDVPVATLNRVGAEDFSWNVPGLREELVTSLIRSLPKGLRVSFVPAPNKAREFLAAVPPGEEPLLDALERWCRSTTGVVVPREAWDWSKVPEHLRPTYRIVDDGGREQARGKDLEALKEPLRPTFARAMAEVAADSGITRTGETDWVFGTIEPSFTRTRAGHEVRGFPGLVDEGGAVGLRVFGSAVEQEAQHRLGVRRLLLLGLDRLDGRGGGPVRRVLDGLDNARKLGLAGSPYPSVGELLEDCRAAVVADLVDARPAIRDEAAFRALLAEAGAEQEARLRAVLDDVIRVLEAWRQAEKALSGRTEMAELPAMSDMKAQLARLVHRGFVAEAGAGQLRRYPTYLAALRHRRERLAEQVGRDRQLMDQISDVQDAWLHQVAALPEGRPPGAHLRQVRWLLEEYRVSLWAQHLGTPVPVSDQRIRKALNAAS
- a CDS encoding type II toxin-antitoxin system PemK/MazF family toxin, encoding MPRLSRRIRDLVTRAARPRRPRREPDVFGYAPRADGRPDPGEVVWAWVPFEEDDGRGKDRPVLLVGSRRAGGGERWLGLMLTSKDHDRDAAQEARQGRYWMDVGTGGWDRERRPSEVRLDRLLELEPAGIRREGAALDRATYDRVLAAARRHHALP